In the genome of Ictalurus furcatus strain D&B chromosome 13, Billie_1.0, whole genome shotgun sequence, one region contains:
- the LOC128616685 gene encoding pancreatic secretory granule membrane major glycoprotein GP2-like isoform X20, producing the protein MGCSLLPCLAILLFMSLEAPGFIAHPLIAEEGSGETAYMQPVITAEEGSGVTTAEEGSGETTAEEGSGETTAEEGSGETTAEEGSGETTAHCQNLNCASDEVCRQINGVYGCACGYITTQSPNIYDAIETCSGSTGSLSLSRCELFEDGYSADNLHMKDSNCKGELQDNRLVFSFDSNVNMCGTTLENNDTHIIFSNNVGTTEGLAVISRVGGLNINFSCVYPLIQSISMPTDIEAIGGVISKYLSTEGSYQITMIPYTDDTFQVPLFGNVTLEVNHQMYIAVQVDQFDRTQIGLVLDSCWATPINQTDYSVHWDLISNECPNPNDGTVAVLQNGVSTTSYFSFRMFTFTGFSTKIYLHCQVHLCLLETGSCAQPCPGDLSRRRRAVDFYDSAAITMKF; encoded by the exons ATGGGGTGTTCACTTCTGCCATGTCTGGCTATCCTGCTCTTTATGA GTTTGGAGGCACCAGGATTTATTGCACATCCACTAATAG CTGAGGAGGGATCAGGAGAAACTGCATATATGCAACCAGTAATAACAG CTGAGGAGGGATCAGGAGTAACTACAG CTGAGGAGGGATCAGGAGAAACTACAG CTGAGGAGGGATCAGGAGAAACTACAG CTGAGGAGGGATCAGGAGAAACTACAG CTGAGGAGGGATCAGGAGAAACTACAG CACACTGTCAGAACCTCAACTGTGCTTCGGATGAAGTCTGTAGGCAGATAAATGGCGTTTATGGCTGTGCCTGTGGGTACATTACAACGCAAAGCCCGAATATTTATG ACGCCATTGAGACATGTTCAGGAAGTACTGGATCACTGTCTCTTTCTCGCTGTGAGCTCTTTGAAGACGGATATTCTGCAGATAATCTCCACATGAAAGACTCAAACTGCAAAGGGGAGCTCCAAGATAACAGGCTGGTGTTCAGCTTTGACAGTAATGTCAACATGTGTGGCACAACTCTGGAG aATAACGACACACACATTATCTTCAGTAACAATGTTGGGACGACTGAAGGGCTGGCTGTGATCAGTCGTGTTGGCGGCCTCAACATCAACTTTTCCTGTGTGTATCCACTCATCCAGAGCATCTCCATGCCCACGGACATCGAAGCCATAGGAGG TGTAATCAGCAAGTATCTGTCTACTGAGGGCTCATACCAGATCACCATGATCCCGTATACCGATGATACATTCCAGGTTCCACTCTTTGGCAATGTGACCCTAGAAGTGAACCATCAGATGTATATAGCTGTGCAAGTGGATCAGTTCGACAGAACTCAAATCGGGCTTGTGCTGGACAGCTGCTGGGCCACGCCCATCAACCAGACTGATTATTCCGTCCACTGGGACCTGATCAGTAACGA GTGTCCGAACCCCAATGATGGCACAGTGGCAGTGTTGCAGAACGGTGTCTCCACGACCAGCTACTTCTCCTTCAGGATGTTCACATTCACTGGCTTCTCCACCAAGATCTACCTGCACTGCCAGGTCCATCTCTGTCTGCTAGAGACAGGCAGCTGTGCACAG CCATGCCCTGGAGATCTTTCCAGAAGACGCCGAGCTGTAGATTTCTATGATTCAGCTGCCATTACCATGAAAttctga
- the LOC128616685 gene encoding pancreatic secretory granule membrane major glycoprotein GP2-like isoform X1, giving the protein MGCSLLPCLAILLFMSLEAPGFIAHPLIAEEGSGETAYMQPVITAEEGSGETTAEEGSGETTAEEGSGETTAEEGSGETTAEEGSGETTAEEGSGETTAEEGSGETTAHCQNLNCASDEVCRQINGVYGCACGYITTQSPNIYDAIETCSGSTGSLSLSRCELFEDGYSADNLHMKDSNCKGELQDNRLVFSFDSNVNMCGTTLENNDTHIIFSNNVGTTEGLAVISRVGGLNINFSCVYPLIQSISMPTDIEAIGGVISKYLSTEGSYQITMIPYTDDTFQVPLFGNVTLEVNHQMYIAVQVDQFDRTQIGLVLDSCWATPINQTDYSVHWDLISNECPNPNDGTVAVLQNGVSTTSYFSFRMFTFTGFSTKIYLHCQVHLCLLETGSCAQPCPGDLSRRRRAVDFYDSAAITMKF; this is encoded by the exons ATGGGGTGTTCACTTCTGCCATGTCTGGCTATCCTGCTCTTTATGA GTTTGGAGGCACCAGGATTTATTGCACATCCACTAATAG CTGAGGAGGGATCAGGAGAAACTGCATATATGCAACCAGTAATAACAG CTGAGGAGGGATCAGGAGAAACTACAG CTGAGGAGGGATCAGGAGAAACTACAG CTGAGGAGGGATCAGGAGAAACTACAG CTGAGGAGGGATCAGGAGAAACTACAG CTGAGGAGGGATCAGGAGAAACTACAG CTGAGGAGGGATCAGGAGAAACTACAG CTGAGGAGGGATCAGGAGAAACTACAG CACACTGTCAGAACCTCAACTGTGCTTCGGATGAAGTCTGTAGGCAGATAAATGGCGTTTATGGCTGTGCCTGTGGGTACATTACAACGCAAAGCCCGAATATTTATG ACGCCATTGAGACATGTTCAGGAAGTACTGGATCACTGTCTCTTTCTCGCTGTGAGCTCTTTGAAGACGGATATTCTGCAGATAATCTCCACATGAAAGACTCAAACTGCAAAGGGGAGCTCCAAGATAACAGGCTGGTGTTCAGCTTTGACAGTAATGTCAACATGTGTGGCACAACTCTGGAG aATAACGACACACACATTATCTTCAGTAACAATGTTGGGACGACTGAAGGGCTGGCTGTGATCAGTCGTGTTGGCGGCCTCAACATCAACTTTTCCTGTGTGTATCCACTCATCCAGAGCATCTCCATGCCCACGGACATCGAAGCCATAGGAGG TGTAATCAGCAAGTATCTGTCTACTGAGGGCTCATACCAGATCACCATGATCCCGTATACCGATGATACATTCCAGGTTCCACTCTTTGGCAATGTGACCCTAGAAGTGAACCATCAGATGTATATAGCTGTGCAAGTGGATCAGTTCGACAGAACTCAAATCGGGCTTGTGCTGGACAGCTGCTGGGCCACGCCCATCAACCAGACTGATTATTCCGTCCACTGGGACCTGATCAGTAACGA GTGTCCGAACCCCAATGATGGCACAGTGGCAGTGTTGCAGAACGGTGTCTCCACGACCAGCTACTTCTCCTTCAGGATGTTCACATTCACTGGCTTCTCCACCAAGATCTACCTGCACTGCCAGGTCCATCTCTGTCTGCTAGAGACAGGCAGCTGTGCACAG CCATGCCCTGGAGATCTTTCCAGAAGACGCCGAGCTGTAGATTTCTATGATTCAGCTGCCATTACCATGAAAttctga
- the LOC128616685 gene encoding pancreatic secretory granule membrane major glycoprotein GP2-like isoform X34: MGCSLLPCLAILLFMSLEAPGFIAHPLIAEEGSGETAYMQPVITAEEGSGETTAEEGSGETTAEEGSGETTAEEGSGETTAHCQNLNCASDEVCRQINGVYGCACGYITTQSPNIYDAIETCSGSTGSLSLSRCELFEDGYSADNLHMKDSNCKGELQDNRLVFSFDSNVNMCGTTLENNDTHIIFSNNVGTTEGLAVISRVGGLNINFSCVYPLIQSISMPTDIEAIGGVISKYLSTEGSYQITMIPYTDDTFQVPLFGNVTLEVNHQMYIAVQVDQFDRTQIGLVLDSCWATPINQTDYSVHWDLISNECPNPNDGTVAVLQNGVSTTSYFSFRMFTFTGFSTKIYLHCQVHLCLLETGSCAQPCPGDLSRRRRAVDFYDSAAITMKF; this comes from the exons ATGGGGTGTTCACTTCTGCCATGTCTGGCTATCCTGCTCTTTATGA GTTTGGAGGCACCAGGATTTATTGCACATCCACTAATAG CTGAGGAGGGATCAGGAGAAACTGCATATATGCAACCAGTAATAACAG CTGAGGAGGGATCAGGAGAAACTACAG CTGAGGAGGGATCAGGAGAAACTACAG CTGAGGAGGGATCAGGAGAAACTACAG CTGAGGAGGGATCAGGAGAAACTACAG CACACTGTCAGAACCTCAACTGTGCTTCGGATGAAGTCTGTAGGCAGATAAATGGCGTTTATGGCTGTGCCTGTGGGTACATTACAACGCAAAGCCCGAATATTTATG ACGCCATTGAGACATGTTCAGGAAGTACTGGATCACTGTCTCTTTCTCGCTGTGAGCTCTTTGAAGACGGATATTCTGCAGATAATCTCCACATGAAAGACTCAAACTGCAAAGGGGAGCTCCAAGATAACAGGCTGGTGTTCAGCTTTGACAGTAATGTCAACATGTGTGGCACAACTCTGGAG aATAACGACACACACATTATCTTCAGTAACAATGTTGGGACGACTGAAGGGCTGGCTGTGATCAGTCGTGTTGGCGGCCTCAACATCAACTTTTCCTGTGTGTATCCACTCATCCAGAGCATCTCCATGCCCACGGACATCGAAGCCATAGGAGG TGTAATCAGCAAGTATCTGTCTACTGAGGGCTCATACCAGATCACCATGATCCCGTATACCGATGATACATTCCAGGTTCCACTCTTTGGCAATGTGACCCTAGAAGTGAACCATCAGATGTATATAGCTGTGCAAGTGGATCAGTTCGACAGAACTCAAATCGGGCTTGTGCTGGACAGCTGCTGGGCCACGCCCATCAACCAGACTGATTATTCCGTCCACTGGGACCTGATCAGTAACGA GTGTCCGAACCCCAATGATGGCACAGTGGCAGTGTTGCAGAACGGTGTCTCCACGACCAGCTACTTCTCCTTCAGGATGTTCACATTCACTGGCTTCTCCACCAAGATCTACCTGCACTGCCAGGTCCATCTCTGTCTGCTAGAGACAGGCAGCTGTGCACAG CCATGCCCTGGAGATCTTTCCAGAAGACGCCGAGCTGTAGATTTCTATGATTCAGCTGCCATTACCATGAAAttctga
- the LOC128616685 gene encoding pancreatic secretory granule membrane major glycoprotein GP2-like isoform X33, with protein MGCSLLPCLAILLFMSLEAPGFIAHPLIAEEGSGETAYMQPVITAEEGSGVTTAEEGSGETTAEEGSGETTAEEGSGETTAHCQNLNCASDEVCRQINGVYGCACGYITTQSPNIYDAIETCSGSTGSLSLSRCELFEDGYSADNLHMKDSNCKGELQDNRLVFSFDSNVNMCGTTLENNDTHIIFSNNVGTTEGLAVISRVGGLNINFSCVYPLIQSISMPTDIEAIGGVISKYLSTEGSYQITMIPYTDDTFQVPLFGNVTLEVNHQMYIAVQVDQFDRTQIGLVLDSCWATPINQTDYSVHWDLISNECPNPNDGTVAVLQNGVSTTSYFSFRMFTFTGFSTKIYLHCQVHLCLLETGSCAQPCPGDLSRRRRAVDFYDSAAITMKF; from the exons ATGGGGTGTTCACTTCTGCCATGTCTGGCTATCCTGCTCTTTATGA GTTTGGAGGCACCAGGATTTATTGCACATCCACTAATAG CTGAGGAGGGATCAGGAGAAACTGCATATATGCAACCAGTAATAACAG CTGAGGAGGGATCAGGAGTAACTACAG CTGAGGAGGGATCAGGAGAAACTACAG CTGAGGAGGGATCAGGAGAAACTACAG CTGAGGAGGGATCAGGAGAAACTACAG CACACTGTCAGAACCTCAACTGTGCTTCGGATGAAGTCTGTAGGCAGATAAATGGCGTTTATGGCTGTGCCTGTGGGTACATTACAACGCAAAGCCCGAATATTTATG ACGCCATTGAGACATGTTCAGGAAGTACTGGATCACTGTCTCTTTCTCGCTGTGAGCTCTTTGAAGACGGATATTCTGCAGATAATCTCCACATGAAAGACTCAAACTGCAAAGGGGAGCTCCAAGATAACAGGCTGGTGTTCAGCTTTGACAGTAATGTCAACATGTGTGGCACAACTCTGGAG aATAACGACACACACATTATCTTCAGTAACAATGTTGGGACGACTGAAGGGCTGGCTGTGATCAGTCGTGTTGGCGGCCTCAACATCAACTTTTCCTGTGTGTATCCACTCATCCAGAGCATCTCCATGCCCACGGACATCGAAGCCATAGGAGG TGTAATCAGCAAGTATCTGTCTACTGAGGGCTCATACCAGATCACCATGATCCCGTATACCGATGATACATTCCAGGTTCCACTCTTTGGCAATGTGACCCTAGAAGTGAACCATCAGATGTATATAGCTGTGCAAGTGGATCAGTTCGACAGAACTCAAATCGGGCTTGTGCTGGACAGCTGCTGGGCCACGCCCATCAACCAGACTGATTATTCCGTCCACTGGGACCTGATCAGTAACGA GTGTCCGAACCCCAATGATGGCACAGTGGCAGTGTTGCAGAACGGTGTCTCCACGACCAGCTACTTCTCCTTCAGGATGTTCACATTCACTGGCTTCTCCACCAAGATCTACCTGCACTGCCAGGTCCATCTCTGTCTGCTAGAGACAGGCAGCTGTGCACAG CCATGCCCTGGAGATCTTTCCAGAAGACGCCGAGCTGTAGATTTCTATGATTCAGCTGCCATTACCATGAAAttctga
- the LOC128616685 gene encoding pancreatic secretory granule membrane major glycoprotein GP2-like isoform X24: MGCSLLPCLAILLFMSLEAPGFIAHPLIAEEGSGETAYMQPVITAEEGSGETTAEEGSGETTAEEGSGETTAEEGSGETTAEEGSGETTAHCQNLNCASDEVCRQINGVYGCACGYITTQSPNIYDAIETCSGSTGSLSLSRCELFEDGYSADNLHMKDSNCKGELQDNRLVFSFDSNVNMCGTTLENNDTHIIFSNNVGTTEGLAVISRVGGLNINFSCVYPLIQSISMPTDIEAIGGVISKYLSTEGSYQITMIPYTDDTFQVPLFGNVTLEVNHQMYIAVQVDQFDRTQIGLVLDSCWATPINQTDYSVHWDLISNECPNPNDGTVAVLQNGVSTTSYFSFRMFTFTGFSTKIYLHCQVHLCLLETGSCAQPCPGDLSRRRRAVDFYDSAAITMKF; encoded by the exons ATGGGGTGTTCACTTCTGCCATGTCTGGCTATCCTGCTCTTTATGA GTTTGGAGGCACCAGGATTTATTGCACATCCACTAATAG CTGAGGAGGGATCAGGAGAAACTGCATATATGCAACCAGTAATAACAG CTGAGGAGGGATCAGGAGAAACTACAG CTGAGGAGGGATCAGGAGAAACTACAG CTGAGGAGGGATCAGGAGAAACTACAG CTGAGGAGGGATCAGGAGAAACTACAG CTGAGGAGGGATCAGGAGAAACTACAG CACACTGTCAGAACCTCAACTGTGCTTCGGATGAAGTCTGTAGGCAGATAAATGGCGTTTATGGCTGTGCCTGTGGGTACATTACAACGCAAAGCCCGAATATTTATG ACGCCATTGAGACATGTTCAGGAAGTACTGGATCACTGTCTCTTTCTCGCTGTGAGCTCTTTGAAGACGGATATTCTGCAGATAATCTCCACATGAAAGACTCAAACTGCAAAGGGGAGCTCCAAGATAACAGGCTGGTGTTCAGCTTTGACAGTAATGTCAACATGTGTGGCACAACTCTGGAG aATAACGACACACACATTATCTTCAGTAACAATGTTGGGACGACTGAAGGGCTGGCTGTGATCAGTCGTGTTGGCGGCCTCAACATCAACTTTTCCTGTGTGTATCCACTCATCCAGAGCATCTCCATGCCCACGGACATCGAAGCCATAGGAGG TGTAATCAGCAAGTATCTGTCTACTGAGGGCTCATACCAGATCACCATGATCCCGTATACCGATGATACATTCCAGGTTCCACTCTTTGGCAATGTGACCCTAGAAGTGAACCATCAGATGTATATAGCTGTGCAAGTGGATCAGTTCGACAGAACTCAAATCGGGCTTGTGCTGGACAGCTGCTGGGCCACGCCCATCAACCAGACTGATTATTCCGTCCACTGGGACCTGATCAGTAACGA GTGTCCGAACCCCAATGATGGCACAGTGGCAGTGTTGCAGAACGGTGTCTCCACGACCAGCTACTTCTCCTTCAGGATGTTCACATTCACTGGCTTCTCCACCAAGATCTACCTGCACTGCCAGGTCCATCTCTGTCTGCTAGAGACAGGCAGCTGTGCACAG CCATGCCCTGGAGATCTTTCCAGAAGACGCCGAGCTGTAGATTTCTATGATTCAGCTGCCATTACCATGAAAttctga
- the LOC128616685 gene encoding pancreatic secretory granule membrane major glycoprotein GP2-like isoform X9, translating to MGCSLLPCLAILLFMSLEAPGFIAHPLIAEEGSGETAYMQPVITAEEGSGVTTAEEGSGETTAEEGSGETTAEEGSGETTAEEGSGETTAEEGSGETTAHCQNLNCASDEVCRQINGVYGCACGYITTQSPNIYDAIETCSGSTGSLSLSRCELFEDGYSADNLHMKDSNCKGELQDNRLVFSFDSNVNMCGTTLENNDTHIIFSNNVGTTEGLAVISRVGGLNINFSCVYPLIQSISMPTDIEAIGGVISKYLSTEGSYQITMIPYTDDTFQVPLFGNVTLEVNHQMYIAVQVDQFDRTQIGLVLDSCWATPINQTDYSVHWDLISNECPNPNDGTVAVLQNGVSTTSYFSFRMFTFTGFSTKIYLHCQVHLCLLETGSCAQPCPGDLSRRRRAVDFYDSAAITMKF from the exons ATGGGGTGTTCACTTCTGCCATGTCTGGCTATCCTGCTCTTTATGA GTTTGGAGGCACCAGGATTTATTGCACATCCACTAATAG CTGAGGAGGGATCAGGAGAAACTGCATATATGCAACCAGTAATAACAG CTGAGGAGGGATCAGGAGTAACTACAG CTGAGGAGGGATCAGGAGAAACTACAG CTGAGGAGGGATCAGGAGAAACTACAG CTGAGGAGGGATCAGGAGAAACTACAG CTGAGGAGGGATCAGGAGAAACTACAG CTGAGGAGGGATCAGGAGAAACTACAG CACACTGTCAGAACCTCAACTGTGCTTCGGATGAAGTCTGTAGGCAGATAAATGGCGTTTATGGCTGTGCCTGTGGGTACATTACAACGCAAAGCCCGAATATTTATG ACGCCATTGAGACATGTTCAGGAAGTACTGGATCACTGTCTCTTTCTCGCTGTGAGCTCTTTGAAGACGGATATTCTGCAGATAATCTCCACATGAAAGACTCAAACTGCAAAGGGGAGCTCCAAGATAACAGGCTGGTGTTCAGCTTTGACAGTAATGTCAACATGTGTGGCACAACTCTGGAG aATAACGACACACACATTATCTTCAGTAACAATGTTGGGACGACTGAAGGGCTGGCTGTGATCAGTCGTGTTGGCGGCCTCAACATCAACTTTTCCTGTGTGTATCCACTCATCCAGAGCATCTCCATGCCCACGGACATCGAAGCCATAGGAGG TGTAATCAGCAAGTATCTGTCTACTGAGGGCTCATACCAGATCACCATGATCCCGTATACCGATGATACATTCCAGGTTCCACTCTTTGGCAATGTGACCCTAGAAGTGAACCATCAGATGTATATAGCTGTGCAAGTGGATCAGTTCGACAGAACTCAAATCGGGCTTGTGCTGGACAGCTGCTGGGCCACGCCCATCAACCAGACTGATTATTCCGTCCACTGGGACCTGATCAGTAACGA GTGTCCGAACCCCAATGATGGCACAGTGGCAGTGTTGCAGAACGGTGTCTCCACGACCAGCTACTTCTCCTTCAGGATGTTCACATTCACTGGCTTCTCCACCAAGATCTACCTGCACTGCCAGGTCCATCTCTGTCTGCTAGAGACAGGCAGCTGTGCACAG CCATGCCCTGGAGATCTTTCCAGAAGACGCCGAGCTGTAGATTTCTATGATTCAGCTGCCATTACCATGAAAttctga
- the LOC128616685 gene encoding pancreatic secretory granule membrane major glycoprotein GP2-like isoform X3, giving the protein MGCSLLPCLAILLFMSLEAPGFIAHPLIAEEGSGETAYMQPVITAEEGSGVTTAEEGSGETTAEEGSGETTAEEGSGETTAEEGSGETTAEEGSGETTAEEGSGETTAHCQNLNCASDEVCRQINGVYGCACGYITTQSPNIYDAIETCSGSTGSLSLSRCELFEDGYSADNLHMKDSNCKGELQDNRLVFSFDSNVNMCGTTLENNDTHIIFSNNVGTTEGLAVISRVGGLNINFSCVYPLIQSISMPTDIEAIGGVISKYLSTEGSYQITMIPYTDDTFQVPLFGNVTLEVNHQMYIAVQVDQFDRTQIGLVLDSCWATPINQTDYSVHWDLISNECPNPNDGTVAVLQNGVSTTSYFSFRMFTFTGFSTKIYLHCQVHLCLLETGSCAQPCPGDLSRRRRAVDFYDSAAITMKF; this is encoded by the exons ATGGGGTGTTCACTTCTGCCATGTCTGGCTATCCTGCTCTTTATGA GTTTGGAGGCACCAGGATTTATTGCACATCCACTAATAG CTGAGGAGGGATCAGGAGAAACTGCATATATGCAACCAGTAATAACAG CTGAGGAGGGATCAGGAGTAACTACAG CTGAGGAGGGATCAGGAGAAACTACAG CTGAGGAGGGATCAGGAGAAACTACAG CTGAGGAGGGATCAGGAGAAACTACAG CTGAGGAGGGATCAGGAGAAACTACAG CTGAGGAGGGATCAGGAGAAACTACAG CTGAGGAGGGATCAGGAGAAACTACAG CACACTGTCAGAACCTCAACTGTGCTTCGGATGAAGTCTGTAGGCAGATAAATGGCGTTTATGGCTGTGCCTGTGGGTACATTACAACGCAAAGCCCGAATATTTATG ACGCCATTGAGACATGTTCAGGAAGTACTGGATCACTGTCTCTTTCTCGCTGTGAGCTCTTTGAAGACGGATATTCTGCAGATAATCTCCACATGAAAGACTCAAACTGCAAAGGGGAGCTCCAAGATAACAGGCTGGTGTTCAGCTTTGACAGTAATGTCAACATGTGTGGCACAACTCTGGAG aATAACGACACACACATTATCTTCAGTAACAATGTTGGGACGACTGAAGGGCTGGCTGTGATCAGTCGTGTTGGCGGCCTCAACATCAACTTTTCCTGTGTGTATCCACTCATCCAGAGCATCTCCATGCCCACGGACATCGAAGCCATAGGAGG TGTAATCAGCAAGTATCTGTCTACTGAGGGCTCATACCAGATCACCATGATCCCGTATACCGATGATACATTCCAGGTTCCACTCTTTGGCAATGTGACCCTAGAAGTGAACCATCAGATGTATATAGCTGTGCAAGTGGATCAGTTCGACAGAACTCAAATCGGGCTTGTGCTGGACAGCTGCTGGGCCACGCCCATCAACCAGACTGATTATTCCGTCCACTGGGACCTGATCAGTAACGA GTGTCCGAACCCCAATGATGGCACAGTGGCAGTGTTGCAGAACGGTGTCTCCACGACCAGCTACTTCTCCTTCAGGATGTTCACATTCACTGGCTTCTCCACCAAGATCTACCTGCACTGCCAGGTCCATCTCTGTCTGCTAGAGACAGGCAGCTGTGCACAG CCATGCCCTGGAGATCTTTCCAGAAGACGCCGAGCTGTAGATTTCTATGATTCAGCTGCCATTACCATGAAAttctga
- the LOC128616685 gene encoding pancreatic secretory granule membrane major glycoprotein GP2-like isoform X46, producing MGCSLLPCLAILLFMSLEAPGFIAHPLIAEEGSGETAYMQPVITAEEGSGETTAEEGSGETTAHCQNLNCASDEVCRQINGVYGCACGYITTQSPNIYDAIETCSGSTGSLSLSRCELFEDGYSADNLHMKDSNCKGELQDNRLVFSFDSNVNMCGTTLENNDTHIIFSNNVGTTEGLAVISRVGGLNINFSCVYPLIQSISMPTDIEAIGGVISKYLSTEGSYQITMIPYTDDTFQVPLFGNVTLEVNHQMYIAVQVDQFDRTQIGLVLDSCWATPINQTDYSVHWDLISNECPNPNDGTVAVLQNGVSTTSYFSFRMFTFTGFSTKIYLHCQVHLCLLETGSCAQPCPGDLSRRRRAVDFYDSAAITMKF from the exons ATGGGGTGTTCACTTCTGCCATGTCTGGCTATCCTGCTCTTTATGA GTTTGGAGGCACCAGGATTTATTGCACATCCACTAATAG CTGAGGAGGGATCAGGAGAAACTGCATATATGCAACCAGTAATAACAG CTGAGGAGGGATCAGGAGAAACTACAG CTGAGGAGGGATCAGGAGAAACTACAG CACACTGTCAGAACCTCAACTGTGCTTCGGATGAAGTCTGTAGGCAGATAAATGGCGTTTATGGCTGTGCCTGTGGGTACATTACAACGCAAAGCCCGAATATTTATG ACGCCATTGAGACATGTTCAGGAAGTACTGGATCACTGTCTCTTTCTCGCTGTGAGCTCTTTGAAGACGGATATTCTGCAGATAATCTCCACATGAAAGACTCAAACTGCAAAGGGGAGCTCCAAGATAACAGGCTGGTGTTCAGCTTTGACAGTAATGTCAACATGTGTGGCACAACTCTGGAG aATAACGACACACACATTATCTTCAGTAACAATGTTGGGACGACTGAAGGGCTGGCTGTGATCAGTCGTGTTGGCGGCCTCAACATCAACTTTTCCTGTGTGTATCCACTCATCCAGAGCATCTCCATGCCCACGGACATCGAAGCCATAGGAGG TGTAATCAGCAAGTATCTGTCTACTGAGGGCTCATACCAGATCACCATGATCCCGTATACCGATGATACATTCCAGGTTCCACTCTTTGGCAATGTGACCCTAGAAGTGAACCATCAGATGTATATAGCTGTGCAAGTGGATCAGTTCGACAGAACTCAAATCGGGCTTGTGCTGGACAGCTGCTGGGCCACGCCCATCAACCAGACTGATTATTCCGTCCACTGGGACCTGATCAGTAACGA GTGTCCGAACCCCAATGATGGCACAGTGGCAGTGTTGCAGAACGGTGTCTCCACGACCAGCTACTTCTCCTTCAGGATGTTCACATTCACTGGCTTCTCCACCAAGATCTACCTGCACTGCCAGGTCCATCTCTGTCTGCTAGAGACAGGCAGCTGTGCACAG CCATGCCCTGGAGATCTTTCCAGAAGACGCCGAGCTGTAGATTTCTATGATTCAGCTGCCATTACCATGAAAttctga